In a single window of the Flavobacterium sp. W4I14 genome:
- a CDS encoding hypothetical protein (product_source=Hypo-rule applied; superfamily=54452), which yields MDTRVLLGIIIFCLFSCKNEKVKEENNFRKDSMLTKVLTRQLQEGPTSDFNDAEYSLVDFEATIPILKSKLEQNGFKFINRDAFVEKVKVYFNRIIDIKNNDKYLYLNYLSPCSKKLQYHPNDHIQIEGTFILKNQSFIADMYSIPEILDYQKKYPELEFLEQNPRFIYDEIEKQKVEIDRWKDLKELPSEREKNLQTFIHRNKYLFNDSRSSLTWLLFNDKDFLKKLLVVFGFDKEPKINKMVLDSIYKENTIKNSINGEIISSLFFVKDCNNNLQIKKGLLKYVEENTNATDNRFIYALGSFMSTLYDGDEYEIFDEDPSKKFTPEEKAEIVANIANIENPAREKYKSPESSDVWNIPGSSLYNLSVSHPEVIKIIEEHNYFGLPKMKEIIAKLQEEAPPTGADPE from the coding sequence ATGGATACAAGAGTATTACTAGGAATTATTATTTTCTGTCTTTTTTCTTGCAAAAATGAAAAGGTAAAAGAAGAAAACAATTTTAGAAAAGACAGTATGTTAACAAAAGTATTAACCCGTCAATTACAAGAAGGACCTACTTCCGATTTCAATGATGCTGAATATAGTTTAGTAGATTTTGAAGCAACGATCCCTATATTGAAAAGTAAACTGGAGCAGAATGGCTTTAAATTTATAAACAGGGATGCATTTGTAGAAAAAGTAAAAGTATATTTTAATAGAATAATTGATATAAAAAATAATGATAAATATCTTTATTTGAATTACCTCTCTCCATGCAGTAAAAAGCTACAATACCATCCAAATGATCACATTCAAATAGAAGGTACTTTTATATTAAAAAATCAAAGTTTCATAGCAGATATGTATTCCATTCCTGAAATCCTAGACTACCAAAAAAAGTATCCTGAATTAGAATTTCTTGAACAAAACCCACGATTTATTTATGACGAAATCGAAAAACAGAAAGTAGAGATTGATCGTTGGAAAGATTTAAAAGAACTTCCATCTGAACGAGAAAAAAATTTACAAACTTTTATTCACCGCAACAAGTATTTATTCAATGACAGTAGATCAAGCCTAACATGGTTACTTTTTAACGACAAGGATTTTTTAAAAAAATTGCTTGTTGTTTTTGGTTTTGATAAAGAACCAAAAATAAATAAGATGGTTTTGGATTCGATTTACAAAGAAAATACAATTAAAAATAGCATAAATGGAGAGATCATTTCAAGCTTATTTTTTGTTAAAGATTGCAACAATAACTTGCAGATAAAAAAAGGCTTATTAAAATATGTAGAAGAGAATACAAATGCTACAGATAACCGTTTTATTTATGCACTTGGAAGCTTTATGAGTACATTATACGATGGGGATGAATATGAAATTTTCGATGAAGACCCCTCAAAAAAGTTCACACCTGAAGAAAAAGCTGAAATAGTAGCCAACATTGCTAATATAGAAAACCCAGCTAGAGAAAAATATAAGTCCCCAGAATCATCAGATGTATGGAACATTCCTGGCTCTTCATTATACAATCTTTCGGTTTCGCACCCTGAGGTGATCAAAATAATAGAAGAACATAATTATTTTGGTTTACCAAAAATGAAAGAGATTATCGCAAAACTACAGGAAGAAGCACCGCCTACTGGTGCAGACCCTGAATAG
- a CDS encoding hypothetical protein (product_source=Hypo-rule applied; transmembrane_helix_parts=Inside_1_12,TMhelix_13_35,Outside_36_36) has translation MNIYLHKLQLSAAKIFNLIHILAADILILTAKIVYF, from the coding sequence ATGAATATTTATTTACACAAGCTACAATTATCAGCAGCCAAAATATTTAATTTAATACATATTTTGGCTGCCGATATTTTAATATTAACAGCCAAAATTGTATATTTTTAA
- a CDS encoding putative AAA+ superfamily ATPase (product_source=COG1373; cog=COG1373; ko=KO:K06921; pfam=PF01637; superfamily=46785,52540), translating to MAVNNFILPAKIIYLKYILAADNLKNMELLIGRIAEKKILSEMLTSTSSELLAVYGRRRVGKTFLIRSVFQKQLIFELSGVHDANTAEQLLNFSRAMAEALGSQLPPAAPKNWTEAFWQLKEFAGPILKKRKAVIFFDEFPWLSSHKSGFLSAFEYFWNQWASLQPNLIVAICGSAATWMIKKVVNSKGGLHNRITRKIRLLPFTLHETEQYLKSNNIHIDRYQILTIFMAMGGVPHYLKELKKGESATQAIDRLCFTKDGLLSTEYANLYRSLFENADRHVAVVKALAGKPSGLTRNEIIASCNLRSGGTTSLLLEELVESGFITPHLPFKKNANESIYKLSDEYSLFYLKFIEHSRATGAGTWLKKSSTPSWKSWSGYAFEGICMKHTDNIKQALGISGVFTETSAWRHAPKTGTGTQVDLLLDRQDNVISICEMKFSNTEFVIDKTYAAELQNKLDVFRRESKTKKTLFLAMVTTYGVKNNIHSIGLVQNQVTMDDLFLPSKLA from the coding sequence TTGGCTGTTAATAATTTTATATTACCAGCCAAAATTATATATTTGAAATATATTTTGGCTGCAGATAATTTAAAAAACATGGAATTACTCATCGGAAGAATAGCGGAGAAAAAGATACTGTCAGAGATGCTTACCTCAACTTCATCGGAACTGTTAGCAGTTTATGGTAGACGCAGGGTTGGAAAAACTTTTCTGATCCGTTCGGTTTTTCAGAAACAACTTATCTTTGAACTATCTGGAGTACATGATGCCAATACCGCCGAGCAGTTGCTCAATTTCAGCAGAGCTATGGCAGAGGCATTAGGTTCCCAATTACCGCCAGCAGCTCCTAAAAACTGGACGGAAGCTTTCTGGCAACTTAAGGAATTTGCAGGCCCTATACTTAAAAAAAGAAAAGCCGTAATCTTCTTTGACGAATTCCCTTGGCTAAGCTCGCATAAATCAGGCTTTCTTTCTGCATTTGAATATTTTTGGAACCAATGGGCATCGCTACAGCCAAATCTGATTGTTGCTATCTGTGGATCTGCAGCCACTTGGATGATCAAAAAAGTTGTCAACAGCAAGGGAGGCCTACACAATCGGATAACCCGGAAAATACGTCTTTTACCTTTCACATTACATGAAACCGAACAGTACTTAAAAAGCAATAACATCCATATCGACCGTTACCAGATACTAACTATTTTTATGGCAATGGGCGGTGTGCCGCATTATCTAAAAGAACTTAAAAAAGGAGAAAGCGCTACTCAAGCCATTGACAGGCTTTGCTTTACTAAGGACGGTCTCCTTTCAACAGAGTACGCAAACCTTTACCGCTCTCTGTTCGAAAATGCAGACAGGCACGTTGCTGTGGTTAAAGCATTAGCAGGCAAACCATCAGGGTTGACAAGAAACGAGATTATTGCCTCCTGTAACTTACGAAGTGGGGGGACAACCAGTCTCTTATTAGAGGAACTTGTAGAATCTGGCTTTATTACTCCTCACCTGCCTTTCAAGAAAAACGCTAATGAGAGCATCTATAAACTTAGTGATGAATATAGCCTTTTCTATCTCAAATTTATCGAACATTCCCGGGCAACTGGTGCAGGCACGTGGTTAAAAAAATCATCTACGCCTTCATGGAAAAGCTGGAGTGGCTATGCCTTTGAAGGAATCTGCATGAAACATACAGACAATATTAAGCAGGCATTGGGCATTTCTGGAGTGTTTACTGAAACTTCAGCTTGGCGACATGCGCCAAAAACCGGAACGGGTACGCAGGTAGACCTGTTACTGGACAGGCAGGATAATGTCATCAGTATATGTGAAATGAAGTTCTCAAATACTGAATTCGTTATAGATAAGACTTACGCTGCCGAATTACAGAACAAACTTGATGTATTCCGACGAGAGAGTAAGACCAAAAAAACATTGTTTCTAGCAATGGTAACAACCTATGGCGTTAAAAACAACATTCATAGTATCGGTTTGGTACAGAACCAGGTTACCATGGACGATTTGTTCTTACCTTCAAAACTAGCGTAA
- a CDS encoding arylsulfatase A-like enzyme (product_source=COG3119; cath_funfam=3.40.720.10; cog=COG3119; pfam=PF00884; superfamily=53649): MNKVILTCIGALLAIQGFAQNARPAKPNIILILADDLGYSDLGAYGSEIKTPNLDRLANEGLQLKEFYNNSICAPTRASLLTGQYQHKAGVGYFANDLGLPAYQGYLNKESLTLAEVLKTQGYNTLMSGKWHVAGKDVSFPWQRGFDHVMMSENGSYFDQGDYEGGKKRAYTIDGKPYPLEAGKFYQTDVITENAVNFLDQSAKDKPFFLYLAYTAPHWPLHALPEDIAKYKGRYDKGWDVLRAERIKKQKQLGIIDGNATISEKDADIYNWNKLSFDQRSQWAKKMEIFAAMVDRLDQGIGQVLNKLKATGADKNTIILFISDNGAPAEDLVKWYKGAVRNSGPVGTIGSYESQSKNWSYASNSPLKAFKDYMYEGGISSPFIAWYPPKIKPGSIKKGTGHIIDIAPTFYDLAGATYPKSYQGITPNALAGKSLLPVLFGNDNELKRDEPLFWERAGNRAVRAGKWKLVSTWPGYNWELYNLETDRGETTNVARQNHDVVSRLSVAYFDWAKRTGVVDFATLEAKEPPSMKEFRKSKVQEVVSEGFGF; encoded by the coding sequence ATGAACAAAGTTATATTAACCTGCATAGGCGCATTATTGGCCATCCAGGGTTTTGCGCAAAATGCCAGGCCGGCAAAGCCTAATATTATCCTTATCCTGGCCGATGATCTGGGTTATTCAGATCTTGGCGCCTATGGCTCGGAAATTAAAACACCCAATTTAGATCGCCTCGCCAACGAGGGCCTTCAGTTAAAAGAATTTTACAACAATTCCATTTGTGCGCCAACACGTGCCTCCTTATTAACAGGGCAGTACCAGCATAAAGCAGGGGTGGGGTATTTCGCTAACGATCTGGGGCTTCCGGCCTATCAGGGTTACCTCAATAAAGAATCGCTTACCCTGGCCGAGGTTTTAAAAACACAGGGTTATAATACTTTAATGTCGGGCAAATGGCATGTTGCTGGTAAAGATGTGAGTTTTCCCTGGCAACGTGGTTTCGATCACGTAATGATGTCTGAAAATGGAAGTTATTTCGATCAGGGCGATTACGAAGGGGGTAAAAAACGTGCATACACCATTGATGGGAAACCTTATCCTTTAGAAGCCGGTAAATTTTACCAAACCGATGTAATTACCGAGAATGCCGTAAACTTTTTAGATCAAAGCGCTAAAGACAAACCCTTCTTCCTGTATTTAGCCTATACCGCGCCACACTGGCCCCTGCATGCATTGCCAGAAGATATAGCCAAATACAAAGGCCGCTACGATAAAGGCTGGGATGTACTCCGCGCCGAAAGAATTAAAAAACAAAAACAACTGGGTATTATTGATGGTAATGCTACCATCTCAGAAAAAGATGCCGATATCTACAACTGGAACAAACTATCGTTCGATCAGCGCAGCCAGTGGGCCAAAAAGATGGAGATTTTTGCAGCCATGGTCGATCGTTTAGATCAGGGCATCGGTCAGGTTTTAAATAAGTTAAAAGCAACCGGAGCCGATAAAAATACCATCATCCTGTTTATTTCTGATAACGGTGCCCCTGCAGAAGATCTGGTAAAATGGTATAAAGGCGCCGTGCGCAATTCGGGCCCGGTAGGTACCATCGGTTCGTACGAATCGCAAAGCAAAAACTGGTCGTACGCTTCAAATTCACCATTAAAAGCCTTTAAAGATTACATGTACGAAGGTGGCATCAGCTCGCCGTTTATTGCCTGGTATCCGCCTAAAATTAAACCAGGCAGCATTAAAAAAGGTACAGGGCATATTATTGATATTGCCCCAACATTTTACGATCTGGCCGGGGCTACCTACCCTAAAAGCTATCAGGGCATTACGCCGAATGCATTGGCCGGTAAAAGCTTGTTGCCGGTATTGTTTGGTAACGATAACGAACTGAAACGCGATGAACCGCTATTTTGGGAACGTGCAGGCAATCGCGCAGTACGTGCTGGTAAATGGAAACTGGTATCTACCTGGCCAGGTTACAATTGGGAACTATACAATTTAGAAACCGACCGTGGCGAAACCACCAACGTAGCCAGACAAAACCACGATGTGGTGAGCAGGTTATCGGTAGCCTATTTCGACTGGGCCAAAAGAACAGGTGTGGTAGATTTTGCCACGCTTGAGGCTAAAGAACCACCATCAATGAAAGAGTTCAGGAAAAGTAAGGTACAGGAAGTTGTATCAGAAGGTTTTGGTTTTTAA
- a CDS encoding arylsulfatase A-like enzyme (product_source=COG3119; cath_funfam=3.40.720.10; cleavage_site_network=SignalP-noTM; cog=COG3119; pfam=PF00884; superfamily=53649) translates to MDFKQKYSRLPILKACLLAAGLLAVQGASAQKKQKPNIVLVLVDDLGFSDIGPYGATEIETPNLDKLAAGGLKLKEFYNNSICAPTRASLLTGQYQHKAGVGFFNNNLGLAAYQGFLNRESLTLAEVLKSGGYTTLMAGKWHVGDDRNQWPNQRGFDHFFGFIGGASNYYEIGEKGNETVPLVKDNEPYFLEPGKYLTEEITNNALGFLDGQQKAKKPFFLYLAYNAPHWPLQALPADIAKYKGKYKSGWDSLRVQRYRNAIKKGLIGSDQKIAAHDDQVKPWNKLTYDEQEYWQTRQEVYAAMIDHVDQGVGRLLAKLKELKQDENTLIIFISDNGAQGGNGTRPYTQRTTGPVGTAGSYETQNSNWSQTGNSPLRNYKGAPYEGGISAPFIAWFPNKIKAGTIAKGTGHLIDLAPTFYELAGINYPKQLNGITSNALPGKSLLPLLSGSTDTVQRAAPLFWERGGNKAVRWGKWKLVSPAGLTEKYELFDIEKDRAENADVAAQHPEIVAQLKAAYVKWAAENGVVDYELLKTAPARSAQGNNRGSQNF, encoded by the coding sequence ATGGATTTTAAACAAAAATATTCACGTCTGCCCATCTTAAAAGCATGCCTGTTGGCTGCTGGTTTATTGGCTGTGCAAGGGGCATCTGCCCAGAAAAAGCAAAAACCCAATATCGTGCTGGTACTGGTTGATGATCTTGGCTTTTCAGATATTGGTCCTTACGGGGCAACTGAAATAGAAACCCCCAATTTAGATAAACTCGCTGCAGGTGGCTTAAAACTAAAAGAATTTTACAACAATTCGATCTGTGCACCTACCAGGGCATCGTTGCTTACCGGGCAGTACCAGCATAAGGCGGGTGTTGGCTTTTTTAACAATAACCTTGGGCTGGCGGCTTATCAGGGTTTTCTGAACCGTGAATCGCTTACCCTGGCCGAAGTACTTAAATCTGGTGGTTACACCACACTCATGGCGGGTAAATGGCATGTGGGCGACGATCGGAACCAATGGCCGAACCAACGCGGTTTCGATCATTTCTTTGGCTTTATTGGTGGCGCCAGCAATTATTACGAAATCGGAGAAAAAGGAAATGAAACCGTACCCTTGGTTAAAGATAACGAACCGTATTTTCTTGAACCAGGTAAATATTTAACCGAAGAAATTACCAATAATGCATTGGGTTTCTTAGACGGTCAGCAAAAAGCTAAAAAGCCTTTCTTTTTATACCTGGCCTATAATGCACCACATTGGCCACTTCAAGCACTCCCTGCCGATATTGCCAAATATAAAGGCAAATATAAATCAGGCTGGGATTCACTGCGCGTACAACGCTACCGCAATGCCATTAAAAAAGGGCTTATCGGTAGTGATCAGAAAATTGCCGCGCATGATGATCAGGTAAAACCCTGGAACAAGTTAACTTATGATGAACAGGAATATTGGCAAACCCGCCAGGAAGTTTACGCCGCCATGATTGATCATGTAGATCAGGGTGTTGGCCGTTTGCTTGCTAAATTAAAGGAACTTAAGCAGGACGAAAATACCCTCATCATTTTTATTTCAGATAATGGTGCTCAGGGTGGCAATGGCACCAGGCCTTATACCCAACGCACCACGGGCCCTGTAGGCACAGCCGGATCATACGAAACGCAGAACAGCAATTGGTCGCAAACAGGAAACTCGCCACTCCGCAATTATAAAGGCGCACCGTACGAAGGTGGCATTAGTGCACCCTTTATCGCCTGGTTTCCGAATAAAATCAAAGCCGGAACAATTGCCAAAGGCACTGGTCATTTAATCGACCTTGCACCAACTTTTTACGAATTGGCAGGTATCAATTATCCAAAACAGTTAAATGGCATTACCAGTAATGCCCTCCCTGGTAAAAGTTTGTTGCCATTGCTTAGCGGATCAACCGATACCGTTCAGCGCGCTGCACCTTTGTTTTGGGAACGTGGTGGTAACAAAGCCGTACGGTGGGGCAAATGGAAACTCGTTTCTCCGGCAGGTTTAACCGAAAAATATGAGCTTTTCGATATTGAAAAAGATAGGGCCGAAAATGCCGATGTGGCCGCTCAGCATCCCGAAATAGTAGCACAGTTAAAAGCCGCTTATGTAAAGTGGGCCGCAGAAAATGGGGTAGTAGATTACGAATTGCTTAAAACCGCACCCGCCCGGTCTGCACAAGGAAATAATAGGGGCAGTCAGAATTTTTAG
- a CDS encoding hypothetical protein (product_source=Hypo-rule applied; cath_funfam=3.30.200.20; ko=KO:K21572; pfam=PF07980,PF14322; superfamily=48452), translating into MKKINLIYVSILVVALSACSKLEEDPDAVLVTAQFYQNEGQAVSAVTANYRKLYESGQSLYNSLMQIGVEMATDDYEAGPRARNAHVRAISGLTHDSSNDRMEQLWKQSYDAINASNIAIDKIALIDESKISSSVKKRLINESKFLRALHYFNLVRWFGDVPIVLHENTSLAPEDLYVPNAPEAAVYAQVIQDLKDAESLPAPAEYSSKDLGRATSGAAKSLLAKVYLTHKEWANAAQKSKEVIDSKYYSLFANFADVFNVATKNGREHIFSAQFVGNAGFQGNSLASRSAPADVPGINGDYADALHTAGGLYSSFADNDTRKAITFVTQMVSPTNGQLYTFSPQFNKYYDPAVVGNQSQSSKNLPIIRYAEVLLIYAEALNEVNNGPNAAAYAAIDEVRQRAGIAKLADISPALTVDQFRDAVFQERRKELVFEYQRWFDLARRGADYYVATLKAAGKTLAAKRHIHFPIPQRELNLNPKLKQNPDWVNY; encoded by the coding sequence ATGAAAAAGATAAACTTAATATATGTATCCATTTTAGTCGTAGCACTCTCGGCCTGCTCCAAGCTAGAAGAAGATCCAGACGCTGTGCTTGTTACGGCACAGTTTTACCAAAATGAAGGTCAGGCGGTTTCTGCCGTTACGGCCAATTACCGCAAACTTTACGAAAGTGGCCAGTCTCTTTATAATAGTTTAATGCAGATTGGGGTAGAAATGGCTACCGACGATTATGAAGCAGGCCCAAGGGCCAGAAATGCACACGTTAGGGCCATATCTGGCTTAACCCACGATTCATCGAACGATAGAATGGAGCAGTTATGGAAACAAAGTTACGATGCGATTAATGCTTCAAATATTGCCATCGATAAAATTGCGCTGATTGATGAGTCGAAAATTAGCTCCTCTGTTAAAAAACGTTTAATTAACGAATCGAAGTTTTTAAGGGCTTTGCATTACTTTAACCTGGTGCGTTGGTTTGGCGATGTACCCATTGTACTGCACGAAAATACTTCTTTAGCGCCCGAAGATTTATACGTACCCAATGCGCCCGAAGCTGCGGTATATGCGCAGGTCATTCAGGATTTAAAAGATGCAGAATCCTTACCTGCACCGGCAGAATATAGCAGTAAAGATTTAGGAAGGGCAACTTCAGGCGCAGCCAAAAGTCTGTTGGCAAAAGTATACCTTACCCATAAAGAGTGGGCAAATGCAGCGCAAAAAAGTAAAGAGGTAATCGATAGCAAATACTATTCACTGTTTGCGAATTTTGCCGATGTATTTAATGTAGCCACCAAAAATGGTAGAGAGCATATTTTCTCGGCACAGTTTGTAGGTAACGCTGGCTTTCAGGGCAATAGTTTGGCCAGCCGTTCGGCCCCAGCGGATGTACCCGGTATTAATGGCGATTATGCCGATGCCCTGCATACCGCAGGCGGTTTGTATAGCAGTTTTGCCGATAACGATACCCGAAAAGCCATAACCTTTGTTACGCAGATGGTGAGCCCTACAAATGGCCAGTTATACACCTTTTCGCCGCAGTTTAATAAATATTACGATCCGGCCGTGGTGGGCAATCAATCGCAGTCTTCTAAAAATTTACCCATTATCCGTTATGCAGAAGTACTTTTAATTTATGCTGAAGCCTTAAATGAAGTAAACAATGGTCCAAATGCAGCAGCCTATGCCGCAATAGATGAAGTACGCCAGCGTGCAGGTATTGCCAAACTAGCCGATATTTCTCCGGCATTAACTGTAGATCAGTTTAGGGATGCTGTTTTTCAGGAGCGCAGAAAGGAATTGGTTTTCGAATACCAGCGCTGGTTCGATCTGGCCAGAAGAGGGGCCGATTATTATGTGGCCACACTCAAAGCCGCCGGAAAAACTTTAGCGGCCAAGCGTCACATTCATTTTCCTATTCCGCAACGCGAGCTTAACCTCAACCCTAAATTAAAACAGAACCCAGATTGGGTAAACTATTAA